CAAAAGCAGACTGCAGGAAGGGAATTTTAACCACTGCAAATTGCAAAACAATGGAGGCAACAAAAGCCAGGTTGATCCATTTATTGCTGAAGAGCCCGATCTTAAAGACCGATTTCCGGATATCCCTCATATTGAACACATTGAACACCTGGGTCATGGCAATGACCAGGAAAGCCCCGGTGCGGGCCATTTCAAGGCCCTTGGGTAAATAATGATTGAACGTCAGCAGGGCAAGTGTCACCATCACCGCAGCCATGATAAAGAGATAGGGCATAATGTCCCAGGTTAATATCCGTTCATTTTTCTTGATGGGTTTTCTTTTCATCATATCCCCGTGGCCGGGTTCGGTGGATTTGGCCACGTCCATAATGCCGTCTGTGACGATATTCACCCACAGGATCTGGGCAGCCGTCAGGGGTATGGGCATGCCAAGCAAGAGGGAAAAGATCAGGGTGGAGGTAGAGGCAAAGTTGGTCGTCAGCAAAAAATAACTGGTCGACTTGACATTCTTGAACACAATGCGTCCTTCCCGAATGGCATTGACAATGCTGGCAAAGTTATCATCGGAAAGCACAATATGTGCGGCATCCTTTGCCACGTCGGTTCCCTTTTTGCCCATGGCAATACCCACATCGGCTTTTTTCAGGGCGGGGGCATCGTTCACGCCATCGCCAGTCATGGCGATCAGGGCACCCCTTTTCTGGAGGCGTTCCGCGATCCTGAGTTTGGTGGCTGGGCTGACCCTAGCAAATACAGAAACATGCTCTATCATCTCATCAAATTCCTCCTCGTCGAGGTCCTTCAGCTCGTTTTCCGTAAGAGCCTTAGGAT
The sequence above is drawn from the Bacteroides sp. genome and encodes:
- a CDS encoding HAD-IC family P-type ATPase → GIIDPPRQEVKKAVDDCHHAGIRVIMVTGDHQRTAAAIAEEVGIIKRGNGGGDYPKALTENELKDLDEEEFDEMIEHVSVFARVSPATKLRIAERLQKRGALIAMTGDGVNDAPALKKADVGIAMGKKGTDVAKDAAHIVLSDDNFASIVNAIREGRIVFKNVKSTSYFLLTTNFASTSTLIFSLLLGMPIPLTAAQILWVNIVTDGIMDVAKSTEPGHGDMMKRKPIKKNERILTWDIMPYLFIMAAVMVTLALLTFNHYLPKGLEMARTGAFLVIAMTQVFNVFNMRDIRKSVFKIGLFSNKWINLAFVASIVLQFAVVKIPFLQSAFGFQAINILDFLIITGISTLVLWIGELYKLARRKFFSKGDDD